The archaeon CG10_big_fil_rev_8_21_14_0_10_43_11 genome includes a window with the following:
- a CDS encoding tyrosine--tRNA ligase gives MDLDKRAKLVEARTQEVVTHDELVDLLKTKKNPVAYWGTAPTGRVHTGYFIPVMKFKDFIDAGFTFKILLADLHAHLDDQKSPWDLLKYRSEYYKQVLLGMLKSAGVKTSSIEFVTGSSFQLKEDYTMNMLRVAANVTLKRARRAASEVVRFKEDPKLGGFVYPLMQVLDVHFLNADVAFGGIDQRGIYMLGRELMPELGFKKYVSVFNPMLPGLTGDKMSASNDASKIDVLDSTQDITHKVSKAYCPAKVLEGNGITTFVEHVILPLRGEFSVVRPDKFGGNKTFNTFDEVKKDFVSGALHPADLKAGVAKEIDVLVKPVRKRFATRQSLVEKAYPNA, from the coding sequence ATGGACCTTGACAAGCGTGCAAAGTTGGTTGAAGCACGAACACAAGAAGTGGTGACGCATGATGAGCTCGTGGATTTGTTAAAAACTAAGAAGAATCCTGTTGCGTATTGGGGTACTGCTCCAACGGGTCGCGTTCATACTGGTTATTTTATTCCCGTCATGAAGTTCAAGGATTTTATTGATGCGGGTTTCACATTCAAAATATTGCTTGCAGATTTGCACGCACACCTTGATGACCAAAAATCGCCATGGGATTTGCTCAAATATCGTAGCGAGTATTACAAACAGGTCTTGCTTGGCATGTTAAAGAGTGCGGGGGTCAAAACAAGTAGTATTGAATTTGTGACCGGCAGTAGTTTTCAGCTTAAAGAGGACTACACAATGAATATGCTTCGCGTTGCCGCAAATGTCACGCTTAAGCGTGCAAGAAGAGCAGCATCAGAAGTGGTGCGCTTTAAAGAAGACCCAAAGCTGGGAGGCTTTGTCTATCCATTAATGCAAGTGCTTGATGTGCATTTTTTGAATGCTGATGTTGCCTTTGGAGGGATTGACCAGCGCGGCATTTACATGCTTGGAAGGGAATTAATGCCCGAGCTTGGCTTCAAAAAATATGTGAGCGTGTTCAATCCAATGCTCCCTGGACTCACTGGTGATAAGATGAGTGCATCAAATGATGCATCAAAAATTGACGTGCTTGACTCAACTCAAGACATTACACACAAGGTGAGCAAAGCGTATTGTCCTGCAAAAGTTTTAGAAGGTAATGGTATTACTACTTTTGTTGAGCACGTTATTCTCCCGCTTCGAGGCGAGTTTAGTGTGGTTCGTCCTGACAAGTTTGGCGGCAACAAGACGTTTAACACGTTTGATGAGGTAAAAAAAGACTTTGTGTCAGGTGCACTGCATCCTGCTGATTTAAAAGCAGGGGTTGCAAAAGAAATTGATGTGCTTGTCAAACCAGTCAGAAAACGTTTTGCAACACGACAAAGCTTAGTAGAAAAAGCATACCCTAATGCATAG
- the msrB gene encoding peptide-methionine (R)-S-oxide reductase, with protein MGSMKRSEAEWKKELTPEQYRVLRKKETEAPFSGKLLYNKEKGTYTCAACGEPLFSSQTKYDSHCGWPSFYDVLDKTKIKTRTDTSAGMVRTEILCKKCGSHLGHVFDDGPKPTGKRFCVNSVSLEFKKSD; from the coding sequence ATGGGTAGTATGAAGCGCTCAGAGGCGGAATGGAAGAAAGAACTTACACCAGAACAATACCGCGTACTTCGCAAAAAAGAAACTGAAGCACCATTCTCAGGAAAACTGCTCTACAATAAGGAAAAAGGAACATACACGTGCGCAGCATGTGGTGAACCTCTGTTTAGCTCGCAAACAAAATATGATAGTCATTGCGGGTGGCCAAGCTTTTATGATGTGCTTGACAAGACCAAAATCAAAACGCGAACAGACACCAGTGCGGGCATGGTGCGCACAGAGATACTGTGTAAAAAATGCGGAAGCCATCTAGGACACGTATTTGATGATGGACCAAAGCCAACTGGAAAACGATTTTGCGTAAACTCCGTATCACTCGAGTTCAAGAAAAGTGACTAA